From one Desulfurobacterium pacificum genomic stretch:
- the yidC gene encoding membrane protein insertase YidC → MEKNKLSSIIQALVIAAIVFFGFQFFMHPKKTENNAKAVENTKVIKMDIPSVKTVGRTVKVETPLYTAAISTVNGRLVNLYVKKYKAQLVSPLAEKLGIYPLTTISDNKDLTEELLKTQLTPDKTEVKVTNAPVTLTLTGTFKDGTTFTKTLTFYPNSYKIDVKTKLQNKPLITVVGPDIKVNEAHTSRMGHIGPVLETADGKVIRLEPKDIKGSINYSHTIWAGEEDKYFIMALRGKGFPVTIENLNGHTLVKGFIGNFIFYGGPKELKQLEALGMDKAIDFGIFGFLAKPLLKFFLFLHQYIHNWGLVIIVLTLIIKILLHPLTHKGFESMKKMQELAPKLEELKKRYKNDPQKLNEEMMKLYKEAGVNPMGGCLPMLLQIPIFFALYEIFLNAVELKGASFLWVPDLSMHDPTYIMPVLMGASMILQQKLTPTANPEQQKIFYIMAVVFTFMFATFPAGLVLYWLTNNLITAIQNLIIHEMIKRKSA, encoded by the coding sequence ATGGAAAAAAATAAACTCTCAAGTATCATACAAGCCTTAGTTATCGCTGCAATAGTATTCTTCGGATTCCAGTTCTTCATGCACCCAAAAAAAACAGAAAACAACGCTAAAGCTGTAGAAAACACAAAAGTAATCAAAATGGACATACCCTCAGTTAAAACAGTAGGAAGAACGGTTAAAGTAGAAACTCCTCTCTACACTGCTGCAATATCCACCGTTAACGGAAGACTTGTAAACCTGTACGTTAAAAAGTACAAAGCTCAATTGGTATCCCCTTTAGCAGAAAAATTAGGCATCTACCCCTTAACAACCATAAGTGACAACAAAGACCTCACAGAGGAACTTCTAAAAACTCAGCTAACGCCAGATAAAACAGAAGTTAAAGTAACCAACGCCCCTGTGACACTCACCCTTACAGGAACTTTTAAAGATGGAACTACTTTCACAAAAACCCTCACATTCTATCCTAACTCGTACAAGATAGACGTAAAAACCAAACTTCAAAATAAACCTCTAATAACCGTTGTAGGACCTGACATAAAAGTGAACGAAGCGCACACTTCAAGGATGGGACATATAGGACCAGTCCTTGAAACGGCAGACGGAAAAGTTATAAGACTTGAACCAAAAGACATAAAAGGAAGCATCAACTACAGCCACACTATATGGGCAGGAGAAGAAGACAAGTACTTCATAATGGCACTCAGAGGTAAAGGATTCCCGGTAACGATAGAAAACCTTAACGGACACACTTTGGTTAAAGGGTTTATCGGTAACTTCATATTTTATGGAGGTCCAAAAGAACTCAAACAGCTTGAAGCTTTAGGAATGGACAAAGCGATAGACTTTGGAATTTTTGGTTTCTTAGCAAAACCGTTACTCAAATTCTTTCTTTTCCTCCATCAGTATATTCACAACTGGGGATTGGTAATAATCGTTTTAACTCTCATAATAAAAATCCTCCTCCACCCACTCACCCACAAAGGCTTTGAATCAATGAAAAAGATGCAGGAGTTAGCCCCTAAACTTGAAGAACTGAAAAAGCGCTACAAAAACGACCCTCAAAAACTCAACGAAGAGATGATGAAACTCTACAAAGAAGCAGGTGTCAACCCGATGGGTGGATGTCTCCCTATGCTCCTTCAAATTCCCATATTCTTTGCACTCTACGAGATATTCTTAAACGCTGTTGAACTTAAAGGAGCCTCTTTCTTATGGGTTCCAGACCTCTCAATGCACGACCCCACCTACATAATGCCAGTTCTCATGGGTGCTTCAATGATTCTCCAGCAAAAACTCACACCTACAGCAAACCCCGAACAGCAAAAAATCTTTTACATAATGGCAGTAGTTTTTACGTTTATGTTTGCAACTTTCCCTGCAGGACTTGTCCTGTACTGGCTTACGAACAACCTTATCACAGCAATCCAGAACCTAATAATTCACGAAATGATTAAAAGGAAAAGCGCGTAA
- a CDS encoding hemolysin family protein, whose protein sequence is MESSSSYYLILPILIILSGLFSASETAFFSLNTLRLERLAKEGNKKAKEILKLLQNPAELIATILIGNEIVNIAIASTSTVMFTKLFGEEKGTTLAIPITVITLLIFGEVTPKTLAIKYGEKYAFFILKFIKFVKYVIFPIRIILVTFASLILKPFGVQLFNKPSAITDEEFLILVSEGAKEGTIAEEEKELIDRTLDLGETDVKEIMTPKHKIFAISEDTPVKEAIEKIRKTKFSRIPIFKDSIDQITGILYTRKILPLTLSPQDLTKPVKHFADKPFFVPEFQTIDRLLEEMQRRKKHMAIVIDEYGNTAGIVTLDDILNEIVGTIPDDKREEEVKRIASDKFIFNGETPIEEVIETLSLKEDEILDEVDTLAGLIMALTKEIPKEGSTITYQGYTFKVIETEGNRIKKILVEKAK, encoded by the coding sequence ATGGAAAGTTCAAGTAGCTATTACTTGATACTGCCCATTTTAATAATACTTTCCGGGCTGTTCTCCGCTTCGGAAACAGCCTTCTTCTCCCTCAATACGTTAAGGCTTGAAAGGTTAGCAAAAGAAGGAAACAAAAAAGCTAAAGAAATCCTAAAACTCTTGCAAAACCCCGCAGAACTAATAGCTACAATCCTTATAGGAAACGAAATTGTCAATATAGCGATAGCCTCTACTTCAACAGTAATGTTTACAAAGCTCTTCGGCGAAGAAAAAGGCACAACGTTAGCCATTCCAATAACCGTGATAACCCTTCTCATCTTTGGCGAAGTTACTCCCAAAACCTTAGCTATTAAGTACGGAGAAAAGTACGCTTTCTTCATACTTAAATTCATAAAGTTCGTTAAATATGTAATATTTCCGATAAGAATAATCTTAGTAACTTTTGCCTCACTAATTCTCAAACCTTTTGGCGTTCAACTCTTCAACAAACCATCTGCCATTACCGATGAAGAATTCCTTATCTTAGTTTCTGAAGGAGCAAAAGAAGGAACAATAGCAGAAGAAGAAAAAGAACTTATAGATAGAACTCTTGACTTAGGAGAAACAGACGTCAAAGAGATAATGACTCCAAAACACAAAATATTCGCCATATCGGAAGATACACCAGTAAAAGAAGCTATAGAAAAGATAAGAAAAACGAAATTCTCCAGAATTCCCATTTTTAAAGATTCCATTGACCAGATTACAGGAATCCTTTACACCAGAAAAATCCTCCCCCTCACCCTTTCCCCCCAAGACCTAACAAAACCCGTTAAACACTTCGCAGATAAACCCTTCTTCGTTCCAGAATTCCAAACCATTGACAGACTTTTAGAAGAGATGCAGAGAAGAAAAAAACACATGGCAATCGTCATAGATGAATACGGCAACACCGCCGGAATAGTTACGTTAGACGACATACTAAACGAAATAGTAGGAACAATCCCAGACGATAAAAGAGAAGAAGAAGTTAAAAGAATTGCATCAGATAAATTCATATTCAACGGCGAAACCCCTATAGAAGAAGTAATAGAAACCTTATCCCTAAAAGAAGATGAAATCCTTGATGAAGTTGATACATTAGCCGGGCTGATAATGGCTCTAACAAAGGAAATTCCCAAAGAAGGCTCAACCATAACCTATCAAGGTTATACGTTTAAGGTCATTGAAACAGAAGGAAACAGGATTAAAAAAATCTTGGTGGAGAAAGCTAAGTAA
- a CDS encoding hemolysin family protein — protein METAIAILLCVIMEGFFSGSEIAIVSLPKIELQKRLQEGDKAAKLLEKLLKEPEKLLTTTLIGTNISTVTGSALFTSAFLEQIQHAIPIVKSHPELATVLCFTPITLTFGELIPKSLFQKYSGKIAFKIVYPIYFFYILFKPISIFVMGISRLVAKLLKAESTQNPFVTKEELKMLVESASKLKVERAERNILKNILKLHEKSVGNIYVPLLNVVAVEKDSPAYQALKLFEKSGFSKLPVYENRFDNIVGYITISDFLNVTDTKTPVGKIAKPILVLPEYMNIFDALKTFRKNKGEMAIVVDEYGSTLGIVTLEDILEEIVGKIEDEFDRPEIKITKQGNVLIAEGTTEIEEVNKLLKTPLPTSRDYITIAGLILSKLGRFPKPNEKVKLKNHTLTVTKTTNRKIEEVQIEEN, from the coding sequence ATGGAAACAGCCATAGCCATACTCCTGTGCGTAATAATGGAAGGCTTCTTCTCAGGTAGCGAAATAGCCATAGTCTCCCTTCCGAAAATAGAGCTCCAGAAAAGGCTTCAGGAAGGAGACAAAGCCGCAAAACTCCTTGAAAAACTCCTTAAGGAACCAGAGAAACTATTAACAACAACCCTTATCGGAACTAATATATCAACCGTAACAGGTTCAGCGCTGTTTACATCTGCCTTCTTAGAACAGATACAGCACGCCATTCCGATAGTAAAGAGCCATCCCGAGTTAGCAACTGTTCTCTGTTTCACTCCAATAACGCTCACTTTCGGAGAACTAATACCCAAAAGCCTTTTTCAGAAATATTCAGGCAAAATAGCCTTCAAGATCGTCTATCCAATCTACTTTTTCTACATTCTCTTTAAACCGATTTCCATATTCGTTATGGGAATATCCCGATTAGTAGCAAAACTATTAAAAGCCGAAAGCACACAAAACCCGTTCGTAACGAAAGAAGAACTTAAAATGTTAGTTGAAAGTGCATCAAAGCTTAAAGTGGAGAGAGCGGAAAGAAACATCCTCAAAAATATTCTGAAACTCCACGAAAAAAGCGTTGGAAACATCTACGTCCCTCTACTTAACGTTGTAGCAGTAGAAAAAGATAGCCCCGCATACCAGGCACTAAAACTCTTTGAAAAATCAGGATTTTCCAAACTACCGGTTTACGAAAACCGATTTGACAATATCGTAGGTTATATAACCATTTCAGATTTCTTAAACGTTACAGATACAAAAACTCCCGTAGGAAAAATAGCAAAACCCATACTGGTTCTGCCGGAATACATGAACATCTTTGATGCACTCAAAACCTTCAGAAAAAACAAAGGAGAAATGGCAATAGTAGTTGACGAATACGGCTCAACTTTAGGAATTGTAACCCTTGAAGACATTTTAGAAGAAATAGTTGGCAAAATAGAAGATGAATTTGACCGCCCAGAAATCAAAATTACGAAGCAAGGAAACGTACTAATCGCTGAAGGAACAACAGAAATTGAAGAAGTCAACAAATTACTTAAAACACCTCTCCCCACTTCACGTGACTACATAACAATAGCAGGACTCATTCTCTCAAAATTGGGAAGGTTTCCTAAACCTAACGAAAAAGTGAAACTGAAAAACCACACACTAACAGTAACGAAAACGACCAACAGAAAGATTGAAGAAGTTCAAATAGAAGAAAATTAA
- a CDS encoding thioredoxin family protein, with protein MIKVIFFSSSKCAVCLSLKERLKRVVEDYGIEIEEINLEEKRDKAAKYMVFSVPTVVVEVDGKESGRWSGVFSVNEIETFLERIIGFIY; from the coding sequence ATGATAAAGGTTATATTTTTTTCTTCCTCTAAATGCGCAGTTTGTTTGTCTTTAAAGGAAAGGCTGAAACGGGTTGTGGAAGATTACGGAATTGAGATAGAAGAGATAAATCTTGAGGAAAAAAGGGATAAGGCTGCGAAATACATGGTATTCTCTGTGCCTACTGTAGTTGTAGAGGTTGATGGTAAAGAGTCTGGAAGGTGGAGTGGGGTTTTCTCTGTTAATGAAATTGAGACGTTTTTAGAGAGGATAATAGGTTTTATCTATTAA
- a CDS encoding APC family permease codes for MAKKIGFWEAYSIGVGGMIGGGIFAVLGLTILLAKGAAPIAFIFAGIIALLTAYSYAKLSVRYPSEGGTVEFLVRGFGNNLFTGYMNTLLLASYIIMLSLYSYAFGSYASALFCGHEIEVVKKLFIAGVIIFFAFLNFLGAYVSGKTEDIMVFGKLGILLLFSVLGFFTGDFSRLSPEHWESLIKIMVGGLVIFLAYEGFELIANTARDVEDPEKTLPKAFYAAVSTVIFVYVLVATVAVANLTYEQVQKYSDYALAVAAEPFLGKLGFVLIGIAALLSTASAINATLYGSARVSYLVAKFGALPKSFSKKVWKEGTEGLIILAVLTVVFALSFNLENISVAGSLGFLSIFAAVNLANFRLAGETESNPFISLMAFLFCLVSGAVLIFYNVKNSPEALKSAVIVFIATFIFEVVYRSVSKVRMKPFIDWRLEESEKLIKKLEKLMPSLSDELKRHFRAMDITWRRKLANFEIEVSADISEEEFKEKEREAKEKLGIKDYHSVRFIKKEGR; via the coding sequence ATGGCTAAGAAGATAGGGTTTTGGGAAGCGTATTCCATCGGTGTTGGTGGGATGATTGGAGGGGGGATTTTTGCCGTTTTGGGTCTTACCATTCTTTTGGCAAAGGGAGCAGCGCCGATAGCCTTTATATTTGCGGGGATTATTGCTTTGCTTACTGCCTATTCTTATGCAAAGTTATCGGTTAGGTATCCCAGTGAAGGTGGAACTGTTGAATTTTTGGTGAGGGGTTTTGGTAATAATCTCTTTACGGGATATATGAATACTCTCCTTCTTGCCAGTTACATAATTATGCTTTCCCTTTATTCTTACGCTTTTGGAAGTTATGCATCAGCCCTTTTTTGTGGTCATGAAATTGAGGTAGTTAAGAAATTGTTTATTGCTGGCGTGATTATTTTCTTTGCCTTTTTAAACTTTTTAGGTGCCTATGTTAGCGGTAAAACAGAAGATATTATGGTTTTTGGCAAGTTGGGTATTTTATTGCTTTTTTCGGTTTTGGGTTTTTTTACGGGGGATTTTTCTCGCCTCTCGCCTGAACATTGGGAGTCGCTTATAAAAATAATGGTTGGTGGTCTCGTTATATTTTTAGCTTATGAAGGATTTGAACTGATAGCGAACACTGCAAGAGACGTTGAAGACCCAGAAAAAACGTTACCTAAGGCTTTTTACGCAGCTGTTTCCACAGTTATATTTGTTTACGTGCTTGTAGCAACGGTTGCTGTTGCTAACCTTACCTATGAGCAGGTTCAGAAGTATAGCGATTACGCCCTTGCTGTAGCGGCGGAACCGTTTTTAGGGAAGTTGGGGTTTGTTCTTATAGGGATAGCAGCGCTTCTGTCAACTGCTTCTGCCATTAACGCTACACTTTACGGTAGTGCAAGGGTTAGCTATTTGGTTGCAAAATTCGGAGCTTTGCCTAAGTCCTTTTCTAAAAAAGTATGGAAGGAAGGAACTGAAGGATTGATAATATTGGCAGTTTTAACTGTTGTATTTGCGCTTTCTTTTAATCTTGAGAATATTTCTGTTGCAGGTAGTTTGGGATTTCTCTCCATTTTTGCTGCAGTAAACCTTGCTAATTTTCGCCTCGCCGGAGAGACAGAATCTAATCCTTTTATATCTTTGATGGCTTTCCTGTTCTGCCTTGTTTCAGGAGCAGTTTTAATTTTTTATAACGTTAAGAATTCTCCTGAGGCTTTAAAGTCAGCAGTAATTGTTTTTATTGCTACTTTCATTTTTGAGGTTGTCTATAGGAGTGTCTCTAAAGTTAGAATGAAACCGTTTATAGATTGGCGTCTTGAAGAGAGTGAAAAGTTAATAAAGAAGCTTGAAAAACTGATGCCCTCTCTTTCGGATGAGCTAAAGCGTCACTTTAGAGCTATGGATATAACGTGGAGGAGGAAGCTTGCCAACTTTGAGATTGAAGTATCTGCCGATATAAGTGAAGAGGAGTTTAAAGAAAAAGAAAGGGAAGCTAAAGAAAAGTTGGGAATTAAGGATTACCATTCTGTTAGGTTTATAAAGAAGGAAGGGAGATGA
- a CDS encoding ketopantoate reductase family protein produces MKFVVFGAGGVGGFYGGMIAKAGYPTVFIARGEHLKAMKERGLRIESFKYGSWTVREDGEKVVFTDNPEVAKGADVVLVCVKSYDTEKVAPFVTEILKDSGVAISVQNGIENEEILEKYLGKERVLGATAFVGAYVKEPGVVVHEAAGLLEIGEMDGNVSERVEKLVSIFKSCGIEARVSKDIRYTLWKKLVWNVAFNPYSVVTKATVGEMLALPETYNVLKNLMLECYKVAEAYGIELKPTIMERYLKSSPDLMNYKTSMLLDFEKGKPLEIEGITGALIRKAEKVGVEVPYNRCVYATVKLLDRKRKNG; encoded by the coding sequence ATGAAGTTTGTGGTTTTCGGTGCTGGTGGTGTGGGGGGATTTTACGGTGGGATGATAGCCAAAGCTGGTTATCCGACCGTTTTTATAGCTCGTGGAGAACATCTGAAAGCTATGAAGGAAAGGGGGTTGAGAATAGAGAGCTTTAAGTATGGAAGCTGGACGGTAAGGGAAGATGGGGAAAAGGTAGTTTTTACCGATAATCCTGAAGTTGCTAAAGGTGCTGACGTCGTTTTGGTGTGTGTTAAGTCTTACGATACTGAAAAGGTGGCGCCTTTTGTGACTGAGATTTTGAAAGATAGTGGAGTTGCTATATCTGTTCAGAACGGTATAGAGAATGAGGAGATTTTAGAGAAGTATTTAGGAAAAGAAAGGGTTTTGGGAGCTACTGCTTTTGTTGGAGCTTACGTGAAAGAGCCAGGTGTTGTGGTTCATGAGGCGGCAGGGCTTTTAGAAATAGGAGAGATGGATGGAAACGTTTCGGAAAGAGTAGAGAAACTTGTTTCCATTTTTAAAAGTTGCGGTATAGAGGCAAGAGTTTCTAAAGATATTAGATATACTTTGTGGAAGAAGCTTGTTTGGAACGTTGCTTTTAATCCTTACTCTGTAGTTACTAAAGCTACCGTTGGGGAGATGTTGGCGCTTCCTGAAACTTACAATGTTTTGAAAAATCTGATGTTGGAGTGTTACAAGGTGGCTGAAGCTTATGGGATTGAGTTGAAACCTACTATAATGGAAAGGTATTTAAAGTCTTCTCCAGATTTAATGAACTATAAGACTTCAATGCTTCTTGATTTTGAGAAAGGGAAACCTCTTGAGATTGAAGGGATAACAGGTGCCCTTATCAGGAAGGCAGAAAAGGTAGGGGTAGAAGTGCCGTATAATAGGTGTGTTTACGCTACTGTAAAACTTTTAGATAGGAAGAGGAAAAATGGCTAA
- a CDS encoding endonuclease MutS2, producing MFKGVERQLEFDKILQIASEFAKSVPGKDSVLSIRPIVEKEKVQKELELTSSFCRLLSERPVPLETFPDISSILKKLTAEGVVLGESAFVEILKVIRVASVLRRFFEELDSRFERLKTYSDRIYGFSELKEVLESTFDDYGNVLDTASPSLAAVRREVLELSYRIKRKLEDLVNRYDDVCPDRIVTERDGRYVVLVKPHFRKKFKAIVHDRSSSGQTYYVEPLSVVEDNNKLQELRSREREEIERILKKLSLLVFQHRSQLQSSFKALVEIDRRLAVAQFSLKVKGVMPEFSEEVKLKQAKHPLLLLSDREVVPVDIFLKNGLVITGSNTGGKTVTLKTLGLLSMMAQSGFLIPAEEGSSLRFFKKWMVDIGDEQSIEQSLSTFSAHISNVAKILKEADSDTLVLLDELGAGTDPVEGSSLAVAILEFLKRKRVKTVVTTHFTPVKLYAYKDDYYEVASVLFDEITLKPLYKLVYGLVGKSYALEIASRYGVPQEVIDMAKRILGNEGKIAEDIISALEEEYKKLVKEREELKRKEKELEERERRVLKELSEELRAFIEELEEKSKKALQSAKSGEIKQIVVTAKKKLDSLQVKESKSVDDFSPGMTVKVKSTGRKGKVVEVNRGRGVVKVQLGSIKVEMKPDQLEVVEEVGRKEDVSVVNVERPKRFFPELKLLGMRGEEALRALEEFLDDAAVLGFKSVKVVHGHGAGILKRLVREYLKESPYVKSFRPGKIEEGGDGVTIVELK from the coding sequence ATGTTCAAAGGAGTGGAGCGCCAACTTGAATTTGACAAGATTCTTCAAATAGCTTCTGAATTTGCCAAGAGCGTTCCCGGTAAAGATTCGGTTCTTTCTATTAGACCGATAGTTGAGAAAGAAAAAGTTCAGAAGGAATTGGAGTTAACGTCTTCTTTTTGCAGACTTTTATCTGAAAGACCTGTTCCGCTTGAAACTTTTCCCGATATCTCTTCCATTCTTAAAAAATTGACGGCTGAAGGTGTTGTTTTAGGAGAATCTGCTTTTGTTGAAATTTTAAAAGTAATCAGAGTGGCTTCTGTTTTAAGGCGTTTTTTTGAAGAGCTGGATAGTAGGTTTGAAAGGCTTAAGACTTATTCTGACAGGATTTATGGGTTTTCTGAATTAAAGGAAGTTCTTGAATCAACGTTTGACGATTACGGAAACGTTCTTGATACAGCTTCTCCGTCTCTTGCCGCTGTTAGAAGAGAGGTATTGGAGCTTTCATACCGTATTAAAAGGAAGTTGGAAGATTTAGTTAACAGGTATGATGACGTTTGTCCTGATAGGATTGTGACGGAAAGAGATGGGAGATACGTTGTTTTGGTCAAACCGCATTTTAGAAAGAAATTTAAAGCGATAGTTCACGATAGGTCGTCTTCGGGGCAAACTTACTACGTTGAGCCTTTATCCGTGGTTGAAGATAACAATAAACTGCAGGAGCTAAGGAGCAGAGAGAGGGAGGAGATAGAGAGGATTTTGAAGAAATTATCCCTCTTAGTTTTTCAGCATAGAAGCCAGCTTCAATCTTCTTTTAAAGCTTTAGTTGAGATTGATAGGCGATTAGCAGTTGCACAGTTTTCTTTGAAAGTTAAAGGGGTTATGCCTGAGTTTTCTGAAGAGGTAAAGTTAAAACAGGCTAAGCATCCGTTATTGTTACTTTCGGATAGAGAAGTTGTTCCTGTTGATATTTTCTTGAAAAATGGACTTGTGATAACAGGTTCTAATACTGGTGGAAAAACAGTTACCTTGAAGACGTTAGGACTTCTTTCTATGATGGCGCAGTCGGGATTTCTCATTCCTGCTGAAGAAGGTAGCAGCCTGAGGTTTTTTAAAAAGTGGATGGTTGATATAGGAGATGAGCAGTCAATAGAGCAGTCTCTTTCTACTTTTAGCGCTCACATTAGTAACGTTGCTAAGATACTGAAAGAAGCAGATAGTGATACGTTGGTGCTTTTAGATGAATTGGGAGCGGGGACAGACCCTGTTGAAGGGTCTTCTTTAGCTGTTGCCATTTTGGAATTTTTAAAAAGAAAAAGGGTTAAAACGGTAGTTACCACTCACTTTACTCCTGTTAAGCTTTACGCCTATAAGGATGATTACTACGAGGTTGCTTCGGTTCTGTTTGATGAGATTACTCTCAAGCCGCTTTACAAGTTAGTTTACGGGCTTGTTGGTAAGAGTTATGCGCTTGAGATAGCTTCTCGTTATGGCGTTCCTCAGGAAGTTATTGACATGGCTAAAAGGATTTTGGGGAATGAAGGGAAGATAGCTGAAGATATCATTTCTGCCCTTGAAGAAGAGTATAAGAAGTTGGTCAAGGAAAGGGAAGAGTTAAAGAGAAAGGAAAAAGAGTTAGAGGAGAGGGAAAGGAGAGTTCTGAAGGAGCTTTCTGAAGAGTTGAGGGCGTTTATAGAGGAGCTTGAAGAGAAGAGTAAAAAAGCGTTGCAATCTGCAAAGAGTGGGGAAATAAAACAGATAGTTGTTACTGCTAAAAAGAAGTTGGATTCTTTGCAGGTTAAGGAGAGTAAGAGCGTTGATGATTTTTCTCCGGGAATGACGGTTAAGGTTAAATCTACCGGAAGGAAAGGAAAGGTTGTTGAGGTTAATAGAGGTAGAGGTGTTGTTAAAGTTCAGCTTGGTTCTATAAAGGTTGAAATGAAACCTGACCAGCTTGAAGTTGTTGAGGAGGTTGGTAGGAAGGAAGATGTTTCTGTCGTTAACGTTGAAAGACCTAAGCGGTTCTTCCCTGAGCTAAAGCTTTTGGGAATGAGAGGAGAGGAGGCGCTGAGGGCGCTTGAAGAGTTCTTGGACGATGCTGCAGTTTTGGGATTTAAAAGCGTTAAGGTTGTTCATGGACACGGGGCGGGAATATTGAAAAGGTTGGTTAGGGAGTATTTGAAGGAGTCTCCTTACGTGAAGTCGTTTAGACCTGGTAAGATTGAAGAAGGTGGAGATGGGGTGACGATAGTTGAACTGAAGTAG
- a CDS encoding GatB/YqeY domain-containing protein produces the protein MGLKEKLLQDMKEAMKAKDKVKLSTIRMINSLIKNAEIEKRGELTDEEIVQLLMKYAKQRRESIEMYEKGGRQDLVEKEKAELAIVESYLPKQLSEEEIRDIVKQAIEETGASSVKDLGKVMKVVMPKVKGKADGSVVNRIVREMLES, from the coding sequence ATGGGGCTTAAAGAGAAGCTTTTGCAAGATATGAAAGAGGCTATGAAAGCTAAAGATAAGGTTAAGCTTTCCACTATTCGTATGATTAATTCTTTGATTAAGAACGCAGAGATAGAAAAGCGCGGTGAGCTTACAGATGAAGAGATTGTTCAGCTTTTGATGAAGTATGCGAAACAGAGAAGAGAATCTATAGAGATGTACGAAAAAGGTGGAAGGCAGGACTTGGTGGAGAAAGAGAAGGCTGAGCTTGCGATAGTTGAATCTTACCTGCCGAAGCAACTTTCAGAAGAGGAAATCAGAGACATAGTTAAGCAGGCGATAGAGGAGACAGGAGCGTCTTCTGTTAAAGATTTGGGTAAGGTAATGAAGGTTGTTATGCCAAAAGTTAAAGGTAAAGCTGACGGTTCTGTTGTTAACCGTATAGTTAGAGAAATGCTTGAAAGTTAA
- the rpsU gene encoding 30S ribosomal protein S21: MATVYVRDGEPFEKALKRFKKLCEKEGILTEIKRREYYEKPSEKRKRKAMAARKRLIKALKKRGLLPPKGKKKK; encoded by the coding sequence ATGGCAACGGTTTACGTGCGCGACGGCGAGCCTTTTGAGAAAGCACTTAAAAGGTTTAAGAAGCTCTGTGAAAAGGAAGGTATTCTTACAGAAATCAAGAGGAGAGAGTATTACGAGAAGCCTTCTGAGAAGAGAAAGAGAAAGGCTATGGCTGCAAGGAAGAGGTTGATTAAGGCATTAAAGAAGCGTGGACTTCTTCCACCAAAGGGTAAAAAGAAAAAGTAA
- a CDS encoding ABC transporter permease produces MKKTYTIFTKELKELIRDPLSLLTVFILPITMMLVFGFGMKLDIKHVPFEIVDMDNSPLSRDIASRFLNNREYFNFKGSKINTANAEKDLLKGKIRFYLLFPPNFEKNYKKGKTAELQAIIDGTFPYRAEVIKSYINAIISNFNLKNHNQLLKVSVEPRYWFNESLNQQYLTVVGTLAIVMLISPAVFASLLITKEKESGSIYNIYSSPIKTTEYLTGKLLFASLISLLNFSLLLYMTVSLFKVPFKGNWITLITGSVLYVLTAVSFGLLLSNFFKRQVSAFIGSIILTVVPSILYSGYMTPVSSMDKTTLLISQSTPTFHYLNLLKDEFFKAAPLSVTSKELIVLLFFFTVFFLTTTLTFKKRET; encoded by the coding sequence ATGAAAAAAACGTACACAATATTTACCAAAGAACTTAAAGAGTTAATCAGAGACCCTCTATCCCTACTAACCGTGTTTATCTTGCCCATAACCATGATGTTAGTCTTCGGCTTCGGCATGAAGTTAGACATAAAGCACGTCCCTTTTGAAATTGTAGATATGGACAACTCTCCCCTCTCAAGAGATATAGCGTCCCGCTTTCTGAACAACAGAGAATACTTTAACTTTAAAGGCAGTAAGATAAACACCGCTAATGCAGAAAAAGACCTACTTAAAGGAAAAATCCGCTTCTACCTCCTATTCCCCCCAAACTTTGAAAAAAACTACAAGAAAGGAAAAACTGCAGAACTCCAAGCTATCATAGATGGAACGTTCCCCTACAGAGCTGAAGTAATAAAAAGCTACATAAACGCAATAATTAGCAACTTCAACCTAAAAAACCACAACCAACTCCTTAAAGTCTCCGTAGAACCGCGATACTGGTTCAACGAAAGCCTTAACCAGCAATACTTAACAGTAGTAGGAACTTTAGCCATAGTAATGCTCATTTCACCTGCAGTATTTGCATCACTTCTAATTACAAAAGAAAAAGAAAGCGGTTCAATATACAACATCTACTCTTCACCCATTAAAACCACAGAATACCTTACAGGGAAACTCCTCTTTGCTTCCCTCATATCCCTACTAAACTTTTCACTACTCCTTTACATGACCGTATCCCTGTTCAAAGTTCCATTTAAAGGAAACTGGATTACTCTCATAACAGGCAGCGTCCTCTACGTACTAACTGCTGTTTCGTTCGGACTACTACTGTCCAACTTCTTCAAAAGGCAGGTTTCCGCGTTTATCGGCTCTATAATACTAACTGTAGTTCCTTCCATACTCTACTCTGGCTACATGACCCCGGTTTCATCTATGGACAAAACAACCCTGTTAATTTCGCAAAGCACACCAACGTTTCACTACCTCAATCTGCTAAAAGATGAGTTTTTTAAGGCAGCCCCATTATCGGTAACATCAAAAGAGTTAATCGTTCTGCTTTTCTTTTTTACAGTATTTTTCCTTACAACAACTTTAACCTTCAAAAAAAGGGAAACGTAA